A genomic window from Purpureocillium takamizusanense chromosome 2, complete sequence includes:
- a CDS encoding uncharacterized protein (EggNog:ENOG503P7XS), with protein MCNYIYKELSCQHHYHLVESWCSKYIETEKRCPPTVVSKQYWGNDICSACRERQQPSNHPWAKLIRPPQPKMTPHPYHISAR; from the exons ATGTGCAATTATATCTAC AAGGAACTGAGCTGCCAGCACCATTACCATCTGGTCGAGTCATGGTGCTCCAAGTACATTGAGACGGAAAAACGGTGCCCGCCCACAGTGGTCAGCAAGCAATACTG GGGTAACGACATCTGCT CTGCCTGCCGCGAACGACAGCAACCGAGTAACCATCCGTGGGCGAAGCTGATACGGCCGCCGCAACCCAAGATGACGCCGCACCCGTACCACATCTCGGCTCGGTGA